One genomic segment of Syngnathus acus chromosome 1, fSynAcu1.2, whole genome shotgun sequence includes these proteins:
- the lcorl gene encoding ligand-dependent nuclear receptor corepressor-like protein isoform X4: protein MAAVPCSKCTAERKGFRRELDSWRYKLIHCVGFESILEGIYGSMLARDLNLFDDCEPEEVVDWSPEANCSHCSFCNVPLDKLSDLAPATTSPLSSPSEFSPCQAPTISESSHTAHKFLQAVFHKKDASPCCDANIPRIAEELMKKMIHQFAKEYASKCLLHTISMDVTTRTSSPFSETSDAPLDLTVSRSPEESEKESGTADVVLDLSKKSGGSPSTSSTLSSNIQASGRQLRQKEYIERSLELSEGLLSKALKDIRSGRLQEQRAALLYGIPLRTLRRGLEDWSEGRSGALQPASHSHRDFREEMTTHSAMSSTLGGEARLVLQKVAAWAERAEIGGDAEENGDLSFSLSSLPFYQPSGLHSSFPQLRDALKPPPSPTPSLEAPALLRIPQVRSMSSHGRLPPAEIHSTTENRRTSPTEGAANVLTTTARPSSFLKLRSPFLVHGCAGSANQSPLRLVQRSSSLDDSEEGADRRDKDKQPRKKRGRYRQYDHELMEEAITMVMAGRMSVSKAQGVYGVPHSTLEYKVKERTGTLKNPPKKKPAIFFSSGSTLSGTITGSTNSGTLASPAAANMF from the exons ATGGCGGCCGTGCCGTGCTCCAAGTGCACGGCAGAAAGAAAGGGCTTTCGGCGGGAACTTGACTCTTGGCGCTACAAGCTGATCCACTGCGTCG gGTTTGAAAGCATTCTGGAGGGAATATATGGTTCTATGCTGGCAAGAGACCTTAACTTATTTGATG ACTGTGAACCCGAAGAGGTGGTTGACTGGTCTCCAGAGGCAAACTGCTCTCACTGCTCATTCTGTAACGTTCCTCTGGACAAACTCAGT GATCTAGCACCTGCCACCACATCGCCCCTCTCCTCCCCCTCCGAATTCTCTCCATGTCAAGCTCCAACCATCTCTGAGAGCAGCCACACAGCTCACAAGTTCCTTCAAGCTGTGTTCCACAAAAAAG ATGCGTCTCCATGCTGTGATGCCAATATTCCTCGCATTGCCGAGGAGCTTATGAAGAAGATGATACACCAGTTCGCCAAGGAGTATGCATCCAAGTGCCTACTCCACACCATTTCAATGGATGTAACAACAAGGACCTCCTCGCCTTTTTCTGAAACATCAGATGCCCCCTTGGACCTAACCGTAAGCCGAAGCCCAGAAGAATCAGAAAAGGAATCTGGTACAG CAGATGTTGTGCTCGACCTCTCCAAAAAAAGCGGCGGCAGCCCCTCAACTTCATCAACATTGTCATCTAACATCCAAGCCTCAGG GAGGCAGCTCAGGCAGAAGGAGTACATTGAGAGGAGTTTGGAGCTGTCCGAGGGGTTGCTGTCCAAGGCCTTGAAGGACATACGCTCAGGAAGGCTGCAAGAGCAGCGTGCTGCATTGCTATACGGAATTCCCCTTCGCACCCTGAGGCGGGGCCTGGAAGACTGGTCAGAAGGACGGTCGGGAGCGCTGCAGCCAGCGTCACACAGCCACAGAGATTTCAGGGAGGAAATGACAACGCACAGCGCGATGTCATCCACGCTTGGAGGCGAAGCCCGTCTCGTCCTGCAGAAGGTGGCGGCGTGGGCCGAGCGGGCTGAAATTGGAGGAGATGCCGAAGAGAACGGCGATCTCAGCTTCTCTCTGTCCTCCCTTCCCTTTTATCAGCCAAGTGGTCTACACTCCTCTTTTCCCCAGCTCAGGGATGCTCTCAAGCCCCCTCCAAGCCCCACTCCTAGTCTTGAGGCCCCCGCACTCCTTCGTATCCCTCAGGTCCGTTCCATGTCCAGTCACGGCAGGTTACCCCCAGCCGAGATTCACAGTACTACCGAAAACCGCCGTACCTCACCAACAGAAGGCGCTGCCAATGTATTGACAACTACTGCCAGACCTTCGTCGTTCCTCAAACTCAGATCGCCTTTCCTGGTACACGGCTGTGCGGGAAGTGCCAACCAATCACCTCTTCGTCTGGTGCAACGCAGCTCCTCTTTGGATGATTCCGAGGAGGGAGCAGACCGCCGCGACAAAGACAAGCAACCCAGAAAGAAACGTGGAAGGTACCGTCAGTATGACCACGAACTGATGGAGGAAGCCATTACGATGGTGATGGCTGGCCGCATGAGCGTATCTAAGGCCCAGGGAGTTTATGGGGTACCTCACAGCACACTGGAATACAAAGTTAAAGAGCGCACCGGAACACTGAAAAATCCTCCCAAGAAGAAACCTGCCATCTTTTTCTCGTCTGGTTCCACTTTGTCTGGAACTATTACCGGTTCTACTAACTCAGGGACTCTTGCCTCACCCGCTGCTGCAAATATGTTCTAG
- the lcorl gene encoding ligand-dependent nuclear receptor corepressor-like protein isoform X5: protein MAAVPCSKCTAERKGFRRELDSWRYKLIHCVGFESILEGIYGSMLARDLNLFDDCEPEEVVDWSPEANCSHCSFCNVPLDKLSDLAPATTSPLSSPSEFSPCQAPTISESSHTAHKFLQAVFHKKDASPCCDANIPRIAEELMKKMIHQFAKEYASKCLLHTISMDVTTRTSSPFSETSDAPLDLTVSRSPEESEKESGTDVVLDLSKKSGGSPSTSSTLSSNIQASGRQLRQKEYIERSLELSEGLLSKALKDIRSGRLQEQRAALLYGIPLRTLRRGLEDWSEGRSGALQPASHSHRDFREEMTTHSAMSSTLGGEARLVLQKVAAWAERAEIGGDAEENGDLSFSLSSLPFYQPSGLHSSFPQLRDALKPPPSPTPSLEAPALLRIPQVRSMSSHGRLPPAEIHSTTENRRTSPTEGAANVLTTTARPSSFLKLRSPFLVHGCAGSANQSPLRLVQRSSSLDDSEEGADRRDKDKQPRKKRGRYRQYDHELMEEAITMVMAGRMSVSKAQGVYGVPHSTLEYKVKERTGTLKNPPKKKPAIFFSSGSTLSGTITGSTNSGTLASPAAANMF, encoded by the exons ATGGCGGCCGTGCCGTGCTCCAAGTGCACGGCAGAAAGAAAGGGCTTTCGGCGGGAACTTGACTCTTGGCGCTACAAGCTGATCCACTGCGTCG gGTTTGAAAGCATTCTGGAGGGAATATATGGTTCTATGCTGGCAAGAGACCTTAACTTATTTGATG ACTGTGAACCCGAAGAGGTGGTTGACTGGTCTCCAGAGGCAAACTGCTCTCACTGCTCATTCTGTAACGTTCCTCTGGACAAACTCAGT GATCTAGCACCTGCCACCACATCGCCCCTCTCCTCCCCCTCCGAATTCTCTCCATGTCAAGCTCCAACCATCTCTGAGAGCAGCCACACAGCTCACAAGTTCCTTCAAGCTGTGTTCCACAAAAAAG ATGCGTCTCCATGCTGTGATGCCAATATTCCTCGCATTGCCGAGGAGCTTATGAAGAAGATGATACACCAGTTCGCCAAGGAGTATGCATCCAAGTGCCTACTCCACACCATTTCAATGGATGTAACAACAAGGACCTCCTCGCCTTTTTCTGAAACATCAGATGCCCCCTTGGACCTAACCGTAAGCCGAAGCCCAGAAGAATCAGAAAAGGAATCTGGTACAG ATGTTGTGCTCGACCTCTCCAAAAAAAGCGGCGGCAGCCCCTCAACTTCATCAACATTGTCATCTAACATCCAAGCCTCAGG GAGGCAGCTCAGGCAGAAGGAGTACATTGAGAGGAGTTTGGAGCTGTCCGAGGGGTTGCTGTCCAAGGCCTTGAAGGACATACGCTCAGGAAGGCTGCAAGAGCAGCGTGCTGCATTGCTATACGGAATTCCCCTTCGCACCCTGAGGCGGGGCCTGGAAGACTGGTCAGAAGGACGGTCGGGAGCGCTGCAGCCAGCGTCACACAGCCACAGAGATTTCAGGGAGGAAATGACAACGCACAGCGCGATGTCATCCACGCTTGGAGGCGAAGCCCGTCTCGTCCTGCAGAAGGTGGCGGCGTGGGCCGAGCGGGCTGAAATTGGAGGAGATGCCGAAGAGAACGGCGATCTCAGCTTCTCTCTGTCCTCCCTTCCCTTTTATCAGCCAAGTGGTCTACACTCCTCTTTTCCCCAGCTCAGGGATGCTCTCAAGCCCCCTCCAAGCCCCACTCCTAGTCTTGAGGCCCCCGCACTCCTTCGTATCCCTCAGGTCCGTTCCATGTCCAGTCACGGCAGGTTACCCCCAGCCGAGATTCACAGTACTACCGAAAACCGCCGTACCTCACCAACAGAAGGCGCTGCCAATGTATTGACAACTACTGCCAGACCTTCGTCGTTCCTCAAACTCAGATCGCCTTTCCTGGTACACGGCTGTGCGGGAAGTGCCAACCAATCACCTCTTCGTCTGGTGCAACGCAGCTCCTCTTTGGATGATTCCGAGGAGGGAGCAGACCGCCGCGACAAAGACAAGCAACCCAGAAAGAAACGTGGAAGGTACCGTCAGTATGACCACGAACTGATGGAGGAAGCCATTACGATGGTGATGGCTGGCCGCATGAGCGTATCTAAGGCCCAGGGAGTTTATGGGGTACCTCACAGCACACTGGAATACAAAGTTAAAGAGCGCACCGGAACACTGAAAAATCCTCCCAAGAAGAAACCTGCCATCTTTTTCTCGTCTGGTTCCACTTTGTCTGGAACTATTACCGGTTCTACTAACTCAGGGACTCTTGCCTCACCCGCTGCTGCAAATATGTTCTAG
- the lcorl gene encoding uncharacterized protein lcorl isoform X2 — MAAVPCSKCTAERKGFRRELDSWRYKLIHCVGFESILEGIYGSMLARDLNLFDDCEPEEVVDWSPEANCSHCSFCNVPLDKLSDLAPATTSPLSSPSEFSPCQAPTISESSHTAHKFLQAVFHKKDASPCCDANIPRIAEELMKKMIHQFAKEYASKCLLHTISMDVTTRTSSPFSETSDAPLDLTVSRSPEESEKESGTADVVLDLSKKSGGSPSTSSTLSSNIQASGCPSTTEKEDSRDLEQRKCHQQSALDVVLSSLCPAHCSLLYQMLKLAHTEKLLPSPAHKQVDPTEAHKCHCELQADDILNDRKALTSSSSTYPLSDCGHQGCGSTACHPSNLPLKGCESVAPSNLNNICMQTCRIHTNTPICPERLHCTSNQRPPADPIDTLMCSFGPCSSVHCKHSCLCARNHTCVTHPKKTRGDCELPPVLNREHSPSPPPLLPIDKLTNEMPPSLLHHNQEGECAQMIKKLKVDATKTVEHESLPPRNSQAAENPSGSLLQDVVNRFTEKLDTIRPPEKDPALHSSPIDVPEQEHLQSSLTSQNLKFPADALLTEIITTVLHTRSASDYNLSELFHRQYTNDPKSPNTRLRRRQEVLAALATPADGASTRRQSLQIKRELAMFNLPYKRKSSRAKRSQLKESNEAVNTCSTLLDSNVMPEEEREPELDMDYQGVMGARLNIITPESNINEVKDDETEGIEKKEASIEEKDPNQTMSHDQQSKLCNHSQVDNEQSQVRTQCDTHCQTDKVTAIYDAMILENASSSQGRGTDDYENGPVEDQSHTTVTDSQQSQKSSPSDSRRSRRNIVPPQRFSSYVTETRKMLFAACFSESIFNQRANNKNIVTSTTSDALLKKLDVNDVHVESNTKTSNLPDTSTSISRERHSSSHTESSEQNEDVRQTVAVKKMASIAKPSEETQPYPKRQSVENTASRRLQYPNVGVTTRSAACDQNSCTSPVPYTSPIRLMFVSPVKDKEGIVYSLKSPRSGSNAETEEPFDPCKSPSWAETPKQKQSQMTECAIPRLRPSRKSSTSPFKYAGPSRKSPSKRPMPDSSPAKQPFSTPKSPSPPKCGSSTVKLSLSPELAPSSLKSASSSAELASSPFKPSSSSTKSLSSSPKSTSGKCTSPKSSSPKTASKRSGEVTPPKNPFGMVSRSPGDLQSFHELTPLKRRPGRPKKLGPHLEQKAKRPIGRPRKQKPEHAATGTSTANVSVDTEEKVNKNLKITVVYGRSRRNKRLVSESFDQLQTEFRDACRAVGLKNDLNGTQNSKINIGNPKMGSPEFPEGLDNANPVKVAARDLSSKIKCQKREKALPSRKPGRPAKVKISGISVTVTTVSPKQRKILIEKNAPDKQKNKKALLPEFQSSKESKRVRCPPISKNSQPEEQRECERKKSNQVLSHPSAVRHSKRVIKPSIYFLHAIASSTNRTYSHSNALLRRSKQLLLNKACNQRKQEKENRVEHSAVKRHRCEHEKKNISRDLARVAGVSLDSIFAPKETLRWWAASAEQETLDQELARRIQLMSDTWVSDAAENQREDFPFKINTEQTGSSVAKTEHSSVVQTLFNCPPTEPRSCSMRQISSWFMETTETQSLAIVKRKSSRNRYEVMHFPRAVNKQGVKCQSPQAERLRRHLKKFARTLPKSPAQLEKAQKRLRKMKDAQSIHNIRHRLLVHKSERAIFSQGTRRRQRLGKYQATLLRARRRFLTQKERKWTKKEINAQVSPCKPKVAIGLQPKLEVLKSLKDDFLEGSENSSESQSKEPVGTPKEQNICSQAWSPETLKECRVFLKKINYQQRHTDNISAEEWHSCTVTLDKSASAFVFAGKNRQLVEVVKAVKKNRHTNGTDSACESVQKLDEMPLRRQKGKRPGLVSAEAPPAKKLRQSRMKGLSGPRWCDFVLAR; from the exons ATGGCGGCCGTGCCGTGCTCCAAGTGCACGGCAGAAAGAAAGGGCTTTCGGCGGGAACTTGACTCTTGGCGCTACAAGCTGATCCACTGCGTCG gGTTTGAAAGCATTCTGGAGGGAATATATGGTTCTATGCTGGCAAGAGACCTTAACTTATTTGATG ACTGTGAACCCGAAGAGGTGGTTGACTGGTCTCCAGAGGCAAACTGCTCTCACTGCTCATTCTGTAACGTTCCTCTGGACAAACTCAGT GATCTAGCACCTGCCACCACATCGCCCCTCTCCTCCCCCTCCGAATTCTCTCCATGTCAAGCTCCAACCATCTCTGAGAGCAGCCACACAGCTCACAAGTTCCTTCAAGCTGTGTTCCACAAAAAAG ATGCGTCTCCATGCTGTGATGCCAATATTCCTCGCATTGCCGAGGAGCTTATGAAGAAGATGATACACCAGTTCGCCAAGGAGTATGCATCCAAGTGCCTACTCCACACCATTTCAATGGATGTAACAACAAGGACCTCCTCGCCTTTTTCTGAAACATCAGATGCCCCCTTGGACCTAACCGTAAGCCGAAGCCCAGAAGAATCAGAAAAGGAATCTGGTACAG CAGATGTTGTGCTCGACCTCTCCAAAAAAAGCGGCGGCAGCCCCTCAACTTCATCAACATTGTCATCTAACATCCAAGCCTCAGG CTGCCCATCTACTACAGAAAAAGAAGACTCAAGAGATCTAGAGCAGAGGAAGTGCCACCAGCAATCTGCACTGGATGTTGTCCTTAGCTCTCTCTGCCCAGCACATTGTTCCTTACTCTACCAGATGCTGAAGTTGGCACACACGGAAAAATTGCTCCCCTCCCCTGCCCACAAACAAGTTgatccaacagaagctcacaAGTGTCATTGTGAATTACAAGCAGATGACATCCTTAATGACCGTAAAGCACTTACCAGCAGCAGTTCAACATACCCTTTGTCTGATTGTGGTCATCAAGGCTGTGGAAGCACAGCCTGCCATCCGAGCAACTTACCTTTAAAAGGCTGTGAAAGCGTAGCTCCTTCGAACCTAAACAACATCTGTATGCAAACTTGTAGGATACATACCAACACTCCAATTTGTCCTgagaggctccactgtacttCTAACCAAAGGCCGCCTGCCGATCCCATCGACACTTTGATGTGTTCATTTGGTCCTTGCTCTTCAGTCCACTGCAAGCACTCTTGTTTATGTGCTAGGAACCACACATGTGTGACCCATCCTAAGAAAACAAGAGGAGATTGTGAGCTCCCTCCTGTCCTGAATAGAGAGCATAGCCCTTCTCCTCCACCCCTTTTGCCAATTGATAAATTAACCAATGAAATGCCACCTTCCTTGCTTCACCATAATCAAGAAGGGGAATGTGCCCAAATGATTAAGAAGTTAAAAGTAGACGCAACAAAAACAGTGGAGCATGAATCTTTGCCTCCAAGAAATAGTCAAGCTGCAGAGAACCCAAGTGGGAGTTTATTGCAGGATGTGGTGAACCGCTTCACTGAGAAACTCGATACCATCAGACCCCCAGAGAAAGACCCAGCTCTGCACTCGTCACCTATTGATGTTCCTGAACAGGAGCACCTACAGTCCTCCTTAACCAGCCAGAACTTGAAATTTCCTGCTGATGCCCTTCTGACTGAAATTATTACCACTGTGCTACATACACGGAGTGCCAGTGACTATAACCTCAGCGAGCTGTTTCATCGCCAATATACCAACGATCCCAAATCGCCTAATACGCGCTTGCGTCGTCGCCAGGAAGTGCTTGCTGCTCTGGCGACACCTGCCGATGGTGCTTCGACTCGAAGGCAAAGCTTGCAAATTAAACGAGAGCTTGCAATGTTTAACTTGCCATACAAGAGAAAGTCATCACGAGCAAAGAGATCACAATTGAAAGAAAGTAATGAAGCTGTAAATACATGTAGCACTTTGTTGGACTCGAACGTGATGCCAGAAGAGGAAAGAGAACCCGAGTTAGATATGGACTATCAAGGAGTTATGGGGGCACGGCTGAACATTATTACTCCGGAAAGTAACATAAATGAAGTAAAAGATGATGAAACTGAGGgaattgagaaaaaagaagcatCCATAGAAGAAAAAGACCCAAACCAAACAATGTCCCATGACCAGCAAAGCAAATTATGCAACCATTCTCAAGTAGACAATGAGCAATCACAGGTGAGAACTCAGTGTGACACACATTGCCAAACGGACAAGGTTACTGCAATATACGATGCCATGATTCTTGAAAATGCCTCATCAAGTCAAGGCCGTGGCACTGATGATTATGAAAATGGACCAGTTGAAGATCAAAGCCATACAACTGTAACTGACAGTCAGCAAAGTCAAAAATCCTCCCCCAGTGACTCAAGGAGATCACGGAGGAACATTGTGCCTCCGCAACGATTCTCCTCTTACGTCACAGAAACCAGGAAGATGCTCTTTGCAGCTTGTTTCTCTGAAAGTATATTCAACCAGagagcaaataacaaaaatattgtcacatctaCAACCTCAGATGCCTTATTGAAAAAACTTGATGTTAATGATGTTCATGTTGAATCAAACACCAAAACGTCTAATCTCCCTGACACGTCTACATCAATCAGTAGAGAAAGACACAGTTCATCTCATACAGAATCAAGCGAGCAAAACGAGGATGTGCGACAAACTGTCGCAGTTAAAAAGATGGCGTCCATTGCTAAACCTTCAGAAGAAACACAACCATATCCAAAAAGACAATCAGTGGAAAATACTGCATCAAGAAGGCTCCAATACCCAAATGTTGGGGTTACTACCAGGTCTGCCGCCTGTGATCAGAATTCTTGCACCTCTCCAGTCCCTTACACAAGCCCAATTCGGTTAATGTTTGTATCACCAGTAAAAGATAAAGAAGGTATTGTATATAGTCTTAAGTCGCCAAGATCTGGCTCAAATGCAGAAACAGAGGAACCCTTTGACCCATGCAAATCGCCATCCTGGGCAGAGACACCCAAGCAGAAGCAAAGCCAGATGACTGAATGTGCCATACCACGTCTCAGGCCTAGTCGCAAATCCTCTACCTCACCTTTTAAATATGCAGGGCCCTCAAGAAAGTCTCCTTCAAAGCGGCCGATGCCAGATTCTTCACCAGCCAAGCAACCTTTCTCAACTCCTAAGTCTCCTTCTCCCCCTAAGTGTGGTTCCTCAACCGTCAAGTTATCCTTATCACCTGAGCTTGCTCCTTCATCACTGAAGTCGGCTTCCTCATCAGCTGAATTAGCATCTTCTCCATTTAAGCCAAGTTCTTCATCAACTAAGTCCCTCTCGTCATCACCCAAGTCAACATCTGGAAAATGTACTTCACCAAAGTCGTCCTCCCCCAAAACCGCATCTAAGCGATCAGGTGAAGTCACTCCACCTAAGAATCCATTTGGAATGGTGAGCCGATCACCAGGCGACTTGCAATCATTCCATGAACTCACTCCCCTGAAAAGACGCCCAGGGCGGCCAAAGAAGCTGGGGCCGCATCTGGAGCAAAAAGCGAAGAGACCAATTGGTCGACCACGGAAACAGAAGCCTGAACACGCAGCAACAGGGACAAGCACAGCAAATGTATCCGTAGACACGGAGGAGAAAGTCAACAAGAACCTCAAAATAACTGTTGTCTACGGCCGTTCAAGAAGAAACAAACGATTAGTTTCTGAGAGTTTTGATCAGCTCCAAACAGAATTCAGAGATGCTTGTCGAGCAGTAGGTCTAAAAAACGACTTGAATGGAACACAAAACTCTAAAATCAATATTGGTAATCCCAAAATGGGTTCACCAGAATTTCCTGAAGGCTTAGATAATGCCAACCCTGTCAAAGTGGCTGCACGGGACCTGAGCAGTAAGATTAAATGCCAGAAAAGAGAGAAGGCCTTACCTTCTAGGAAACCAGGTAGACCAGCAAAAGTGAAAATCTCCGGAATCTCGGTCACTGTTACCACAGTGTCACCAAAGCAACGTAAAATATTGATTGAGAAGAATGCTCCTGataaacaaaagaacaagaaaGCACTCTTGCCAGAATTTCAAAGTTCTAAAGAGTCCAAAAGAGTTAGGTGTCCACCAATTAGCAAAAACTCGCAACCGGAGGAACAAAGAGAATGCGAGCGTAAAAAGAGTAACCAAGTCCTCAGTCATCCTTCAGCTGTGCGTCATTCAAAAAGAGTGATCAAACCCTCAATCTATTTCTTGCATGCCATTGCCAGCTCCACAAATCGAACATATAGTCACAGTAATGCTCTGTTACGGCGCTCCAAACAACTTCTGCTGAACAAGGCCTGcaatcaaagaaaacaagaaaaagagaaCAGAGTCGAACATTCGGCAGTGAAAAGGCACCGTTGCGAACATGAGAAGAAGAACATCTCTCGGGATCTCGCTCGAGTAGCAGGTGTTTCTTTAgactccatttttgctccaaaGGAGACACTACGCTGGTGGGCCGCATCAGCTGAACAAGAAACCTTGGACCAAGAACTTGCCAGACGCATTCAGCTCATGTCGGACACCTGGGTCTCAGATGCGGCGGAGAACCAGAGGGAAGACTTCCcgttcaaaataaacactgaaCAAACTGGGTCATCCGTTGCCAAGACCGAACATTCTTCAGTGGTTCAAACACTCTTCAACTGCCCTCCGACTGAACCACGATCCTGTAGCATGCGGCAGATCAGCTCCTGGTTTATGGAGACCACAGAGACACAGTCGCTGGCTATCGTCAAGAGGAAAAGCTCTCGCAATCGTTATGAAGTGATGCACTTCCCTCGCGCCGTTAACAAACAAGGTGTCAAGTGCCAAAGTCCTCAGGCAGAAAGACTTCGCAGACATCTCAAGAAATTTGCCAGAACATTGCCAAAGAGCCCTGCCCAACTTGAAAAGGCTCAAAAAAGATTGAGGAAAATGAAAGACGCTCAATCAATTCATAATATTAGGCATCGACTCTTGGTTCACAAGAGTGAAAGGGCTATCTTCAGTCAAGGAACTAGAAGACGGCAGCGCTTAGGCAAATACCAGGCCACACTACTTCGGGCAAGGAGACGCTTCCTGAcccaaaaagaaaggaagtggacaaagaaggaaataaatgcACAAGTGAGTCCATGTAAGCCAAAAGTAGCAATTGGACTTCAACCAAAACTGGAAGTATTGAAGTCGCTAAAAGATGACTTTTTGGAAGGTTCTGAGAACAGTTCTGAATCCCAATCCAAGGAGCCTGTGGGTACACCAAAAGAGCAAAACATCTGCTCTCAAGCCTGGAGTCCTGAGACCCTGAAGGAATGCCGGGTATTTCTGAAAAAGATCAACTATCAGCAGAGACATACAGACAACATATCAGCAGAGGAGTGGCACTCTTGTACCGTGACACTGGATAAGTCTGCCTCGGCATTTGTGTTTGCTGGAAAGAACAGACAACTGGTAGAAGTCGTTAaagctgtgaaaaaaaaccgccaCACAAATGGCACAGATTCCGCATGTGAATCAGTCCAGAAGCTGGATGAAATGCCTTTGAGGAGGCAGAAGGGCAAACGTCCTGGCCTTGTGTCTGCTGAAGCGCCACCAGCTAAAAAGTTGAGACAATCGCGGATGAAGGGCTTAAGTGGGCCGAGGTGGTGCGACTTTGTGCTCG CTAGATGA